A segment of the Ictalurus punctatus breed USDA103 chromosome 24, Coco_2.0, whole genome shotgun sequence genome:
atatatataatgtatgtgtgtgtgtgtttgtgtgtgtgtgtgtgtgtgtgtgtgtgtgtgtgtgtgtgtgtaagtaaatgtataaatagatttttaatttatttaaataatatatatgtcCCATGATGCTGTCACTCTTCCTCCAGTGATAAGTGGAAtaaatgtgttgttgttgttgttgttgttgttgttgttattattatttataatgttaaacTGATTTATTCGCTTTGTGTCTCAGACCCTTGTGTCTCCTCTCTGATCCCCGCAGAGACGTGGTTGCTGATAACCTGGGTGTGATGATGCGTATCCTGTGTGTCCGGGAGCTCCGGCGGTTCGTCCCGCTCTCTCGGGTCGGGACACACGCGTCCTGcgactctctcgctctctctcagacCCGGCTGGGATCGGGACGGCGCTGGATCtgcgcctcctcctcctccccggCTCCTCAGAGAACCCCGCCCGGAGACGGTCAGCTCGAGCAGGACGACTCGGCGGACACGGATCCTCTTCAGGACCGGTCCATGGGCCTCGCTCAGAGATTCAAGAGGACCTTTAAGCAGTACGGGAAAGTGGTGATCCCTGTGCACCTGCTCACGTCCTGCATGTGGTTCGGCAGCTTTTACTACGCTGCCATGAAGTGAGCGCGGACTCGAACTATTACGCGTCCCTTCTGTGTCGCTGAAACCCGTTCCCTGCCCTCACCgttgttctgtttttgttccCGCTCAGAGGAGTGAACGTGATGCCGTTCCTGGAGTACGTCGGATTTCCAGATAAACTGGTGAAACTCCTGGAGAACTCGCAGAGCGGCTACGCGCTGACCGCGTACGCCATGTATAAGGTCAGATATCATCAGTGGAGCTGTGTAGCGTTATTACCCTCTCGTACATCTCCTCTTCACACACCATTCTTACAGGGGAACCTTTTCAGGAAACTCTTACAGGTTCCAGATAAAAACAATACAACgggttcttttcttttaatcgATTTTATCTTTAGATGACCCAAAACCCAAACCAAATCATACATATGCTCTATGCATATGTACTAATTATTTTTTGTCTGCAGTCTTCCACTAAAGTTCAGGTTTTTCTCCACTACTACTCAGAggcaggaataaaaaaaataataatatttataataatactaatacaggGCGATCAGCAAAGACATGTTGAGATGCAGGTGTTTAATAagcctatctctctctctctctcgctcgctcactcactcactttcgcGCGCTCTCTGCCCTCTAGCGGTCATTATTAGTAACTACAGCAGTAAAGTGTAGCACAGGTTCTTCGCCTTGTTCCTTTGGTGGAACCCTACGATATAGAGATGGACCAGAAAAAGGAGAACCTGTTTAAAAACCTAGAACCGTTATTAATCATCCAAAGAAACAAAGTGAAGACGAAATGTTTATTCTTTAACTTCTTTCCACTGACAGAAGTTTCCCGCCTCTTTCGTGCGGCGGTAAACCGTCTCCCGATgcttttggttcattttgttgt
Coding sequences within it:
- the fam210aa gene encoding uncharacterized protein C18orf19 homolog A isoform X4; the encoded protein is MMRILCVRELRRFVPLSRVGTHASCDSLALSQTRLGSGRRWICASSSSPAPQRTPPGDGQLEQDDSADTDPLQDRSMGLAQRFKRTFKQYGKVVIPVHLLTSCMWFGSFYYAAMKGVNVMPFLEYVGFPDKLVKLLENSQSGYALTAYAMYKIATPARYTLTLGGTSLSVKYLRKHGYMSTPPPVKEYLQEKMGETRERFSERIEETKDKITEKLQETKDKVGFRKKNE
- the fam210aa gene encoding uncharacterized protein C18orf19 homolog A isoform X1, coding for MTEETWRPAEKPLCLLSDPRRDVVADNLGVMMRILCVRELRRFVPLSRVGTHASCDSLALSQTRLGSGRRWICASSSSPAPQRTPPGDGQLEQDDSADTDPLQDRSMGLAQRFKRTFKQYGKVVIPVHLLTSCMWFGSFYYAAMKGVNVMPFLEYVGFPDKLVKLLENSQSGYALTAYAMYKIATPARYTLTLGGTSLSVKYLRKHGYMSTPPPVKEYLQEKMGETRERFSERIEETKDKITEKLQETKDKVGFRKKNE
- the fam210aa gene encoding uncharacterized protein C18orf19 homolog A isoform X2; this encodes MTEETWRPAEKDVVADNLGVMMRILCVRELRRFVPLSRVGTHASCDSLALSQTRLGSGRRWICASSSSPAPQRTPPGDGQLEQDDSADTDPLQDRSMGLAQRFKRTFKQYGKVVIPVHLLTSCMWFGSFYYAAMKGVNVMPFLEYVGFPDKLVKLLENSQSGYALTAYAMYKIATPARYTLTLGGTSLSVKYLRKHGYMSTPPPVKEYLQEKMGETRERFSERIEETKDKITEKLQETKDKVGFRKKNE
- the fam210aa gene encoding uncharacterized protein C18orf19 homolog A isoform X3, with protein sequence MTEETWRPAEKPLCLLSDPRRDVVADNLGVMMRILCVRELRRFVPLSRVGTHASCDSLALSQTRLGSGRRWICASSSSPAPQRTPPGDGQLEQDDSADTDPLQDRSMGLAQRFKRTFKQGVNVMPFLEYVGFPDKLVKLLENSQSGYALTAYAMYKIATPARYTLTLGGTSLSVKYLRKHGYMSTPPPVKEYLQEKMGETRERFSERIEETKDKITEKLQETKDKVGFRKKNE